One Photobacterium sp. TY1-4 genomic window carries:
- a CDS encoding transporter substrate-binding domain-containing protein, whose protein sequence is MTSTPPRLRMTRLHHHRRAFTRWLGVGLITCWPWLTLAEPVSVPGSVTGSGPVIRVGGDHNYPPYEFINEDGEPDGYNTELTRAIAEVMGFKVDIRLGGWDDIRRQLDRGDIDIVQGMVQSAARTAHYRFSPPHAIVHQSVFARKYSPAIAGLNELAGKSVIVQSSGAMHDYLRQQQPDAKLILVDSHADALRLLASGQHDYALVANLPGLYTGKALELSNVIPVGKPFGAQHYGYATLKGQEDLLAQFSEGLAILKNTGRQQAIYDKWLGPIEAQRYSWRQLGIAAAIVSGVLLLILGGIMIWNRALSREVARRTETQQLQQQQLIQADKMTSLGILVSGVAHEINNPSSLLLLNLPLVKEAYQDAEDILAAHYQQHGDFSLGGLPYSRMRDEIPSMLDDMLAGTQRIRRIVDDLRDFARQEPTVLNDTVDLNAVTATAIRLVDRTISQSTRHFSVSYGEHLPGFEGNGQRIEQVIINLIINACQALTSPEGAIHIATRYRPADHRLILEVRDEGEGIAPEHLPHLSDPFFTTKRAQGGTGLGLSVSFSIVKEHGGTLDYDSTQHQGTCVTLTLPALQGTHTA, encoded by the coding sequence ATGACATCAACGCCTCCCCGCCTGCGAATGACGCGTCTGCACCATCATCGACGTGCGTTCACCCGCTGGCTCGGCGTCGGGTTAATCACCTGCTGGCCTTGGTTGACGCTGGCCGAGCCGGTTTCAGTGCCGGGCTCTGTTACCGGTTCCGGCCCGGTGATCCGGGTCGGGGGTGATCATAACTACCCGCCGTATGAGTTTATCAATGAAGACGGTGAGCCGGATGGCTACAACACCGAGTTGACCCGGGCCATCGCCGAAGTCATGGGCTTCAAGGTCGACATTCGGCTCGGCGGCTGGGATGACATCCGCCGCCAGTTGGATCGCGGCGACATTGATATCGTGCAGGGGATGGTGCAATCCGCCGCCCGGACGGCGCACTATCGCTTCTCGCCGCCCCATGCCATCGTCCACCAGTCGGTCTTTGCCCGCAAGTACTCTCCGGCCATTGCCGGGTTGAATGAGCTGGCCGGAAAATCGGTCATTGTCCAGAGCAGCGGCGCCATGCACGACTATCTGCGCCAGCAGCAACCCGACGCCAAGCTCATTCTGGTCGATTCCCATGCCGATGCCTTACGTCTTCTGGCTTCCGGACAACATGACTACGCCCTGGTTGCCAACCTGCCGGGCCTGTATACCGGCAAAGCACTGGAGCTGTCGAACGTTATTCCGGTCGGCAAACCGTTCGGCGCCCAGCACTATGGCTATGCGACCCTGAAAGGTCAGGAGGATTTACTGGCCCAGTTCAGCGAAGGGCTGGCGATCCTCAAAAACACCGGGCGTCAGCAGGCCATTTATGACAAATGGCTCGGCCCGATTGAAGCGCAGCGCTACAGCTGGAGACAACTCGGCATAGCTGCGGCAATTGTGTCGGGCGTGCTGCTCTTGATCCTCGGTGGCATCATGATCTGGAACCGGGCCCTGAGCCGGGAGGTTGCGCGCCGTACCGAAACCCAGCAACTACAGCAGCAACAACTGATCCAGGCCGACAAAATGACCTCGCTGGGGATCCTGGTCTCCGGGGTTGCCCATGAGATCAACAACCCCAGCAGCCTGCTGTTGCTCAATTTGCCGCTGGTCAAAGAGGCCTATCAGGACGCCGAAGATATCCTGGCGGCTCACTATCAGCAGCATGGCGACTTCAGCCTCGGCGGCCTGCCCTACAGCCGGATGCGCGATGAAATCCCGTCGATGCTTGATGACATGCTGGCCGGGACCCAGCGGATCCGCCGGATTGTCGATGACTTGCGCGATTTTGCCCGCCAGGAGCCGACCGTACTGAACGACACCGTCGACCTCAATGCCGTGACTGCCACCGCGATCCGCCTGGTCGACCGCACCATCAGCCAATCCACCCGCCATTTCAGCGTCAGCTACGGCGAGCACCTGCCGGGCTTTGAAGGCAATGGCCAGCGCATTGAGCAAGTGATTATCAACCTGATCATCAATGCCTGTCAGGCCCTCACATCGCCGGAAGGAGCGATTCACATCGCCACCCGCTATCGCCCGGCCGACCATCGGCTGATCCTTGAGGTTCGCGATGAAGGGGAAGGCATTGCACCCGAGCACCTGCCGCACCTGAGCGATCCCTTCTTTACCACCAAGCGGGCGCAGGGCGGCACCGGGCTGGGGCTGTCGGTTTCTTTCAGCATCGTGAAAGAGCACGGCGGCACTTTAGATTACGATTCAACTCAACACCAAGGCACCTGCGTGACCCTGACGTTACCGGCCTTGCAAGGAACCCACACAGCATGA
- a CDS encoding sigma-54-dependent transcriptional regulator, with translation MNTNRYPAFGVLLVDDEPAFLRSLSLMLERRGGINHLYTCQDSREAMTIIAREPIGLVLLDLTMPHLSGEVLLQQIIEEHPDVGVIIISGLNQVETAVHCIRLGAYDYFVKTTEENRLIEGIKRAILMQEMRQENHAMRQRLMSNTLERPDAFADIITRDTSMRSVFQYLESVAPSSQPVMICGESGVGKELIARALHTLSDRSGPLISVNVAGLDDNVFADTLFGHHRGAFTGADTNRAGLIEQAAGGTLFLDEIGDLSQASQVKLLRLIQEGEYYPLGSDRPKQLKARIVVATHQDLPQKQQDGTFRKDLYYRLKTHQVDIPPLRHRRQDIPLLLEHFLQEAADELGKTKPTIPKELPVLLANYAFPGNIRELRALAYDAMSQHRSRMLSMDVFRRVLDDCAPANVPDASDTASLFDPAMPLPTLQEISDLLTREAMRRAEGNQSLAARLLGISQPALSKRLKKTQGD, from the coding sequence ATGAATACCAATCGCTATCCCGCTTTCGGGGTGTTACTGGTCGACGACGAACCGGCTTTCCTGCGCAGCCTGAGCCTGATGCTGGAACGCCGGGGCGGGATCAACCACCTCTACACTTGCCAGGACAGCCGCGAAGCGATGACGATCATCGCCCGGGAGCCCATCGGTCTGGTGCTGCTGGATCTGACCATGCCGCATCTCTCCGGCGAAGTCCTGCTGCAACAAATCATCGAAGAGCATCCGGATGTCGGGGTGATCATTATCAGCGGACTGAACCAGGTGGAAACCGCGGTCCACTGTATCCGGCTCGGCGCGTATGACTACTTTGTCAAAACCACCGAGGAAAACCGGCTGATCGAAGGGATCAAACGGGCCATCCTGATGCAGGAGATGCGCCAGGAAAACCATGCTATGCGCCAGCGTCTGATGAGCAATACCCTGGAGCGTCCGGATGCCTTCGCCGACATCATTACCCGCGACACCAGCATGCGCAGCGTGTTCCAGTACCTGGAATCGGTGGCCCCGAGCAGTCAGCCGGTGATGATTTGCGGCGAGAGCGGGGTCGGCAAAGAGCTGATCGCCCGCGCGCTGCATACCCTGAGCGATCGCAGCGGCCCGCTGATCAGCGTTAATGTTGCCGGGCTCGATGACAATGTGTTTGCCGACACCCTGTTCGGCCATCACCGCGGCGCATTTACCGGGGCGGACACCAACCGGGCCGGGCTGATTGAGCAAGCCGCCGGCGGGACATTGTTTTTGGATGAGATCGGCGATCTGAGCCAGGCGTCTCAGGTCAAGCTGCTGCGCCTGATCCAGGAAGGGGAATATTATCCGCTCGGCAGCGATCGGCCCAAGCAGCTCAAGGCGCGCATCGTAGTCGCCACCCACCAGGATCTGCCGCAAAAGCAGCAGGACGGTACCTTCCGCAAAGATCTGTATTACCGGCTGAAAACTCACCAGGTCGACATCCCGCCCCTGCGCCATCGCCGCCAGGATATTCCGTTGCTGCTGGAGCATTTCCTGCAGGAAGCTGCGGACGAGCTGGGCAAAACCAAACCGACCATTCCCAAAGAGCTGCCGGTGCTGCTGGCCAACTACGCCTTCCCCGGGAATATTCGCGAGCTGCGGGCCCTGGCCTATGACGCCATGAGCCAGCACCGCTCCCGCATGCTGTCGATGGACGTTTTCCGCCGGGTGCTCGACGATTGTGCCCCGGCAAACGTGCCGGACGCTTCCGACACCGCCTCGCTGTTCGACCCGGCCATGCCGCTGCCGACGTTGCAGGAGATAAGCGATCTGCTGACCCGGGAGGCCATGCGCCGGGCCGAGGGGAACCAGTCCCTGGCTGCGAGACTGCTGGGGATCTCCCAACCAGCCCTGAGCAAACGCCTGAAAAAGACCCAGGGCGATTAA
- a CDS encoding dicarboxylate/amino acid:cation symporter, whose translation MEQALEQPTPKGFWGGLALWKKILVGMILGVIAGSVLGPDAEMLKPIGTLFINAIKMLIVPLVFCSLVVGVTSMQDTRKMGRIGVKAVVIYLSTTAVAISIGLGLSHLLQPGAGLAMTATAAAGDAKDAPTLVQTLLNLIPKNPISALAAGNILQIIVFALGLGVALNLCGEKGKPAVQVFESLAEAMYKLTELVMKLAPYGIFGLMAWVAGKYGLEILLPLFKVIGVAYLGSVLHVVGFYSAVIKFIGRLSPVPYIKGMVTPAAVAFTTTSSSGTLPATIKCAREEMGVSKGVSSFVLPLGATINMDGTALYQGVAALFVAQAFGIDLSFADYITIVMTATLASIGTAGVPGAGLIMLSLVLTTVGLPMEGLAIIAGIDRILDMARTSVNVCGDLMVAILVGRSEGELDTDVYNSTEGHSTAGTNDGIVTARQEIA comes from the coding sequence ATGGAACAAGCACTTGAACAGCCAACACCGAAAGGCTTTTGGGGCGGCCTCGCCTTATGGAAGAAAATCCTGGTTGGGATGATCCTGGGGGTCATCGCGGGCAGTGTACTCGGCCCGGATGCAGAAATGCTTAAACCAATCGGCACCCTGTTTATCAATGCGATCAAAATGCTGATCGTTCCACTGGTTTTCTGCTCTTTGGTGGTCGGCGTCACCTCCATGCAGGATACCCGGAAAATGGGTCGTATCGGGGTGAAAGCCGTTGTCATCTATCTGTCGACCACCGCCGTTGCGATCAGTATCGGTCTGGGCCTGTCCCACCTGCTGCAACCAGGCGCCGGTCTGGCCATGACTGCCACTGCCGCCGCCGGTGACGCAAAAGACGCGCCGACCCTGGTCCAGACACTGCTCAATTTGATCCCGAAAAACCCTATCAGTGCCCTGGCCGCCGGTAACATTCTGCAAATCATCGTCTTCGCATTGGGTCTGGGTGTAGCCCTGAACCTGTGTGGTGAAAAAGGCAAACCTGCGGTTCAGGTGTTTGAGAGCCTGGCAGAAGCCATGTACAAACTGACCGAGCTGGTCATGAAGCTGGCGCCGTACGGTATCTTCGGCCTGATGGCCTGGGTCGCCGGCAAATATGGTCTGGAGATCCTGCTGCCGCTGTTCAAAGTGATTGGCGTTGCCTACCTCGGCAGTGTGCTGCACGTGGTCGGCTTCTATTCTGCGGTGATTAAATTCATCGGCCGCCTCAGCCCGGTCCCATACATCAAAGGCATGGTGACCCCGGCAGCCGTAGCCTTCACCACCACCAGCAGCTCCGGTACCCTACCGGCAACGATTAAGTGTGCCCGCGAAGAGATGGGCGTGTCGAAAGGCGTATCGAGCTTCGTGCTGCCGCTGGGCGCCACCATCAACATGGACGGCACTGCCCTGTATCAGGGGGTTGCAGCCCTGTTCGTGGCTCAGGCCTTCGGGATTGACCTGTCATTTGCTGATTACATCACCATTGTGATGACCGCAACCCTGGCTTCTATCGGCACCGCCGGGGTACCGGGTGCCGGCCTGATCATGCTGTCGCTGGTCCTGACCACCGTGGGTCTGCCGATGGAAGGTCTGGCAATTATTGCCGGGATCGACCGGATCCTGGATATGGCACGCACCAGCGTGAATGTGTGTGGCGACCTGATGGTGGCAATTCTGGTGGGCCGCAGCGAAGGTGAGCTGGATACCGACGTCTACAACAGTACCGAGGGACACAGCACCGCCGGCACCAACGACGGGATCGTGACTGCCCGTCAGGAAATCGCGTAA